In one Hyphomicrobium sp. 99 genomic region, the following are encoded:
- a CDS encoding rhodanese-like domain-containing protein — MARTPIIIAALAIAAAASAYIFGVGSPHANEMLDLNEMIDTVHRKFPDIKHVDTAAVEQLLKNNDAVQVVDVREPEEFKVSHLPGAINVPPGSSDDDILAKIKPDRPTVVYCSVGWRSSEMAERLQAAGRTNVVNYAGSIFAWANAEQHLESSGGATKLVHPYDKHWGRYLKPEHRAF; from the coding sequence GTGGCTCGGACACCTATCATTATCGCCGCTCTTGCGATCGCCGCTGCTGCGTCGGCATACATCTTTGGCGTGGGATCGCCGCATGCGAACGAGATGCTCGACCTGAACGAGATGATCGATACCGTTCATCGCAAATTCCCCGACATCAAACACGTAGACACGGCGGCCGTCGAGCAGCTTCTGAAGAATAACGACGCTGTCCAGGTCGTCGACGTCCGCGAACCCGAGGAGTTCAAGGTCAGTCACCTTCCAGGCGCTATCAATGTTCCTCCGGGATCATCGGACGATGACATCCTCGCGAAGATCAAGCCGGACCGTCCCACGGTCGTCTATTGCTCGGTGGGATGGCGCTCCTCCGAAATGGCCGAGCGCCTGCAGGCCGCAGGACGCACCAACGTCGTCAACTATGCCGGATCGATCTTTGCCTGGGCGAATGCAGAACAACACTTGGAGTCGAGCGGGGGCGCCACAAAGTTAGTTCACCCCTATGACAAACATTGGGGCCGCTATCTAAAACCCGAGCACCGCGCCTTCTAA